One segment of Acidobacteriota bacterium DNA contains the following:
- a CDS encoding trypsin-like peptidase domain-containing protein, whose protein sequence is MNTLRIVLFVALLAGALPGAGAAPGVESATEMTPETRKLIQDTCFEVVVLRPEKDSLRYERELPWDLVPFAIRNDKYISIGTAFAVSRDEMVTAHHVLELDENPLSEQRYFIRDANQNVYELDRVTASEMHRDVARFTVKGRTFDRWLELNPTYELNRAVYTVGNALGEGIVIRRGELIGTLPEEDSGAFVRLKSSADVNPGNSGGPLVDPEGKVLGVVLSRKDNICQSIPTAELQAIKPGAAVYYNKMVFGFSILPEKSTVKEFRCEVPLPLTPAELKARAAKEFQAVYQREMESFLAPEGGIFPEGDASLEAILEIPTSVFPQVLFKDKDTNKWSSTEFKYQGSNLGREGRCHYTVASEILFTYIMKPEGRSLKGLMENPRETMELFLQGVNLPRKLGGQDTRITSLGDPVRRDALTDRWGRRWAVNVWHLEYSDSAFVGYFTPTTDGVVIIGKFVPSSNVEMWLYDLRRLLDFTYVPYSGKLKNWEEFLQMTDALPEGFRDIRFAYVTGKSLTLQTRWLALSLDKNTLEIGPDATLGLCMGFGRKGGAVEWLPRRLAVAESEDENYFVVLRHLNPGEGLSESLWKKWCETARERHPYTRTPFTDAGKTAVARVLPGTAPRGTAPEAVPELYTLYLSRSGTVPDKQMKQRLERVAEAIRLAPGPAGK, encoded by the coding sequence ATGAACACCCTTCGCATCGTCCTTTTCGTTGCCCTCCTGGCCGGCGCTCTCCCGGGGGCCGGCGCGGCGCCCGGCGTCGAGAGCGCCACGGAGATGACGCCCGAGACCCGGAAGCTGATCCAGGACACCTGCTTCGAGGTGGTGGTCCTCCGCCCCGAGAAGGACTCCCTTCGTTACGAGCGGGAACTGCCGTGGGACCTGGTCCCTTTCGCCATCCGCAACGACAAGTACATCTCCATCGGGACCGCCTTCGCCGTGTCCCGGGACGAGATGGTCACGGCGCACCACGTGCTCGAGCTGGACGAGAACCCGCTCTCCGAGCAGCGTTACTTCATCCGCGACGCGAACCAGAACGTTTACGAGCTGGACCGGGTCACCGCCAGCGAAATGCACCGGGACGTGGCCCGCTTCACGGTGAAGGGCCGCACCTTCGACCGGTGGCTGGAGCTGAACCCGACCTACGAGCTGAACCGGGCGGTCTACACCGTGGGCAACGCGCTCGGCGAGGGCATCGTGATCCGCCGGGGCGAGCTCATCGGGACCCTCCCCGAGGAGGACAGCGGGGCTTTCGTCCGGCTCAAGAGCAGCGCGGACGTGAACCCCGGCAACTCCGGGGGGCCGCTGGTGGACCCGGAGGGGAAGGTCCTGGGGGTCGTGCTGAGCCGGAAGGACAACATCTGCCAGTCGATCCCCACGGCCGAACTCCAGGCCATCAAGCCCGGCGCCGCGGTCTACTACAACAAGATGGTCTTCGGGTTCTCGATCCTCCCCGAGAAGTCGACGGTGAAGGAGTTCCGCTGCGAGGTCCCCCTGCCGCTGACCCCAGCCGAACTCAAAGCCCGGGCCGCAAAGGAGTTCCAGGCGGTTTACCAGCGGGAGATGGAAAGTTTCCTCGCGCCCGAGGGCGGCATCTTCCCCGAGGGGGACGCGTCCCTCGAGGCGATCCTGGAGATCCCCACCAGCGTGTTCCCCCAGGTGCTCTTCAAGGACAAGGACACCAACAAGTGGTCCTCCACCGAGTTCAAGTACCAGGGCTCCAACCTCGGGCGGGAGGGGCGGTGCCACTACACCGTCGCCTCCGAGATCCTGTTCACCTACATCATGAAGCCGGAAGGCCGGTCCCTGAAGGGGCTCATGGAGAACCCGCGGGAGACCATGGAACTGTTCCTCCAGGGGGTCAACCTCCCCCGGAAGCTGGGCGGGCAGGACACCCGGATCACCTCCCTGGGGGACCCGGTCCGGCGGGACGCTCTCACCGACCGGTGGGGGCGCCGGTGGGCCGTCAACGTCTGGCACCTCGAGTACTCGGACTCGGCCTTCGTCGGCTACTTCACCCCGACGACGGACGGGGTGGTCATCATCGGGAAGTTCGTTCCCAGTTCCAACGTCGAAATGTGGCTGTACGATCTCCGCCGCCTGCTGGATTTCACCTACGTTCCGTACAGCGGCAAGTTGAAGAACTGGGAGGAGTTTTTACAGATGACGGACGCCCTCCCCGAGGGATTCCGGGATATCCGCTTCGCTTACGTCACGGGGAAATCGCTGACCCTGCAGACCCGGTGGCTGGCCCTTTCCCTGGACAAGAACACCCTCGAGATCGGCCCGGACGCGACCCTCGGCCTCTGCATGGGGTTTGGGCGCAAGGGCGGGGCGGTGGAGTGGCTGCCCCGCCGCCTGGCGGTGGCGGAGAGCGAGGACGAGAACTACTTCGTGGTCCTCAGGCACCTGAACCCCGGCGAGGGCCTTTCGGAGAGCCTCTGGAAGAAGTGGTGCGAGACCGCGCGGGAGCGCCACCCCTACACCCGGACCCCCTTCACCGACGCGGGGAAGACGGCCGTCGCCCGGGTCCTTCCCGGGACGGCGCCCAGGGGGACGGCGCCCGAGGCCGTCCCGGAACTCTACACCCTTTACCTCAGCCGCTCCGGGACCGTCCCCGACAAGCAGATGAAACAGCGCCTCGAGCGGGTCGCGGAAGCGATCCGGCTGGCCCCGGGACCCGCCGGGAAGTGA